From Chroicocephalus ridibundus unplaced genomic scaffold, bChrRid1.1 SCAFFOLD_731, whole genome shotgun sequence:
AGGGCCACgttgaggaggaagaggaggcagagggcCACGCCCGGCCGCCGGGGTCCTTCTGGGAGGCCATCTTCATCCTCCTTCCACCACGGCGCTTGGGGGCTCcaggcgggcgggggcggccccacGGGTGGCCCCATGGGGGACGATGACCTCACGGGGGACGGCGACCTCACGGGGGACGACGGCCTCATGGGCGACGGCGACCtcaggggtggtggtggcccCATAGCGGGTGGTGGCCCCATAGCGGGTGGTGGCCCCATGGCGGGCGGCCAccgcccggacgcctgggtccctcccGAGATCAAACCGCCCAATGAGAGGCCTCGGAGCAACCAACGCCAGAACTTCTGGGTCCTCCCcacggcggggtggggggaggagaaggcgGGGACCTCCCAGCCCCCCGGGCGCCGGGGTCCCTCGAAGGTCTCCCACCCGGCTCCTTCCTGGCCCCACCCCACACCTCGAGGTCCTTCCTGGCCCCACCCCACACCTCGAGGTCCTTCCTGGCCCCACCTGGCCCACCCGGGTCCCTCCTGGCCCTCCCACCCCACACGTCGCGgcccttcccccctccaccccgtcTCTTGACCTCCAGTGCGGCCCCACCCCACACCTGGAGGTTCCTCAGCCCCCCAACCTCCCCGGTGATGTCCCTCAGACCCCCAACCTCCCCgttgaggttcctcagccccccaccacctccgttgaggttcctcagccccCCAACCTCCCTGTTGATGTCCCTCAGCCCCCCAACCCCTACGCTGAGGTTCCTCAGCCCCCCAACCTCCCCGTTGATGTCCCTCAGCCCCCCAACCTCCCCgttgaggttcctcagccccccaccacctccgttgaggttcctcagccccCCAACCTCCCTGTTGATGTCCCtcagccccccaacccctccgttgaggttcctcagccccccaacccctctgttgaggttcctcagccccccaacccctccgttgaggttcctcagccccccaacccctccgttcaggttcctcagccccccaacccctccgttgaggttcctcagccccccaacccctctgttgaggttcctcagccccccaacccctccgttgaggttcctcagccccccaccacctccgttgaggttcctcagccccccaacctccccgttgaggttcctcagccccccaccacctcctcccccgaggaccttctcccctcctcctcttcctccatgggGGGTAGAGGACCCGCCCCAAAGCCCCGGCTTCTTCGGCCAATCCCAGGCCGCAATGGACCAAGGCGAAGGCTTGTGGGGAGGCCCCGAACCCTTCCCACCGATGACCCGCCCCACGGCAGCTCTGGGGGTctccgtggggcaggaggaggagccctTCGGCCAGGGGGCTCCAACAGCGGCCGGTGGCGGCTTCCAAGGCGGCGAAGAGCCGTGGGGCGGCGCGGGCCAAGGCCAGCCCCACGGCCCAGCGCCCCACGGCGCGCAGGAGGGCGTCCCCCGCCGGACGGGCCAGGGGCAGGGTGGCCACCAGAAGGGCCACCAGGAACACGGTGGTCCAGCCCCCGGCCGAGGCCACCAGGCGCCTGCCGTGGGGCgagggaggaggctgtggggctggggaggggggcacttggggggcgcGGGCGCCCTGGGTCCCCTCTAGGGCCCGCCCCACACCTTGGGCCTCCCCACCCGGGGTCCTCCTTTCGGGGGCTCTAGGGGGCCGCCCCATAGATccgcccccccccagacccatggcgtgccccccagccctgtagccacccccccccacacacaccccagcccCATAGGACCCCCCTCGCCAGCCCCATAGCTGCTTCCTCAGCCCCATAGCCACCACCCCGGCACCGTAcaaccctcccagccccacaggcagctccccagccccatagatcccccctcGACCCATagatcccccagccccacggtgtcCCCTTAGCCCCATAGCCATCCCCCCCCCAGTCCCATAGCTCGTCCCAGCCCCATAGaatcccccagccccatagacacatccccagccccatagccacccctctgccccatagccttCCCCTTAGCCCCATAGCCACGCCTCTGCCCCATAGCGTCCCCCCCGACCcatagccacccctctgccccatagcctcCCTCTTAGCCAcatagccacccctctgccccatagcctcCCCCTTAGCCCcatagccacccctctgccccatagcgtcccccccagacccacagccacccctctgccccatagccttCCCCTTAGCCCcatagccacccctctgccccatagccttCCCCTTAGCCCcatagccacccctctgccccatagcgtcCCCCCCGACCcatagccacccctctgccccatagcctcCCTCAGCCC
This genomic window contains:
- the LOC134509810 gene encoding basic proline-rich protein-like; this encodes MGPPPAMGPPPAMGPPPPLRSPSPMRPSSPVRSPSPVRSSSPMGPPVGPPPPAWSPQAPWWKEDEDGLPEGPRRPGVALCLLFLLNVALVVVWQLLLAVTLAYRHDWPRNAAGAALGWAAWAVTYRFWYRYPWSPGPPGLGLPAP